The genome window TACCATCTTCGTAAAGCTTCTTCCTGGTCATGTTTTTGTCAAGAGACCCATCCAAGAAACCTTTCCCAATCTCTGACCAGATctgaaaggacagagagaagagcatCATCACTCACCGCAAGCTGAGACCCTTCTATTCTTCCCCTATTCAGTAATACGAAAACACCAAATCAAATGAAGACTTCCCGTGAATACAAGACTGGTCTCCTCTCTAGGACAGCCTGTCCCATTCCAGATATTATGATAGCTGAAACTGAGTTGAAATGAAACAACTGTAATTAcaactgtaggaaaaaaagcatggGAATCTTTAATGGGAGATTAACTATTTCTTTCCTACCCTATCACCAGCAGATTTAACATCCCCAGATGAGGACACAGCTTGGGACCTTCTCTGATTTTCCTGTCTCCACAATGTCCCAGAGCCTTCAGAAGATCTTTGAAAAGCAGAAGTGCCATTAGCATTCCCAGTAGAGTTTAACTCACTTATGTACCAAACACCTTTCAATTGCCATTGGATCTGGGCTCCTGATCCCCATAGATCCTCTAGAAATGTCTTAGACTAATGACAGCAGGATAAGCAGTAGGATCTTTCTGACAGTTTCAGCTTGGGATAACTGAGGCAGAGCCCTCAGGCTCTTAATGTTAACTTAATGTTCAAGTCTCAGCAGTAGCTTGTACTAAACTGTACACAGACACAAGCTGTGCGCTGCTGGCGTGGAAAAAGATAATAGGAGATTTCCTGGCTCTTTGTGACACTTACTGCATCGTGGTGCCTGCGGAATCGGATAACTTCCCGGTCATCTTCAAAGCTGCTGCCCATAGCTGTCTGCGTGACAGACTTCATGGCAAAGCCCAGCATGTGCTGGCAGAGGGGCACGTGTTGCGCCTCAGGCAGAGACAGCCATTTGGCTAGCAACTCTTCTGACAGCTGGAGAGGGAAGGAACCATTAGTTGGCAGTAATATCAGTAGCCTATTTACCAAACATACCCTGGAGACATTCCCACCCAGTTCCTAGGGCAGACCACATTTTCATGGCTATGACATGAAGCTACACTCTTTCCAGGGTTTCCTTCCATTAACTTACAAACAGTAACATTTTAGCCTCAAATCTTGTGCCCCTTCCCAAGCTTTCCCCCCAACAAGGTAGCCCTGtcctcctctcctgctccctctaTCACAACAGAAGCCTTACAACCTTTAATGCTAGTAGCTCCAGACTGAGAAAACAGATCAAATTCTGGCTGCTGGACTGAGTCAACAGAACAGTTCTTCAACTGCTTGTGATCCCAAGAGCTGGTTCCTTGCTCCCCCGTCCTGTCCTGGGAAATAAATCTAGAATCCAGATGCTCCAGTATGTTTAACTGCATCTGGTACCTTGGCATAAAAAGCCATCAAGCTGAGCCTTCCCCCTAACCCACTGGAGCTAAGAGAAACCAAATATTCACACCGTGCTTGAATGGGCAAAGACTGTTTGCTGTCTCAGATGCTTATAGTTCCAGCACTAATTTGAACACAGCTCCTTTATCCTAGTGATCATTCTCACTAAACGTTCCCCTGTGAGCCACACAGGGCTTCTCTGCTGTACAAAGGGAGTTACGCACTTTCTGGATGAGAGCAAAGTTACTTTGCAAGGCCTTGTTGACGCCATTTTCATACAGCTTTCTCCTCATGTGGCTCTCTCCTGTATCCGCATTCAGGCTGGACTGGTACCTCAAGAGGGACTTCAGCATTGTCTCAAAAGGATCCGctgaaagcaaaaaaggaaacacCATTCAAAAGTCAGTCACACCACACAGAGATGATGAAAACAGCAACCTCTTTAATCAGGCACTGTTACTTGTGCACCTCTTTGGGCTGTCCATCTTCTCTTGCTCAGTGGGCTGGGACCTCATAAGGTCTCTTCTCGGGCAGAGCACCATCCTGTGATCAGCAACCCCTGCAGAGGGGGCCTGTTGGCTCTGCCAAGGAACTCTTTAGCAGTAACACCTCAGAAGCTTGTTTCCAGCTTTCCAGTTCCCAGCTGGTGGTGTCACTGATGTGGTGACACCAGTGAGCATGGtgtgctcctctccctcctcctccagcctgaCCTGCAGCCCCTCTAGCACATTCCCTCTTGACACCTGGTGCGCTCTCCTGCCCTGACCATGGCTGTGTGCTCAACACAGATCAGCTCCCATCAGAGACTGGGCCAAAGGTTGCTCTGTGTGCTCCTCACCTTGCTTCACGGCCCAGCAAACCTCAGCTGATACCCTACTGCTCCTGCATGATTTCTCTCGCATTTACCGAGTTCCCTGCTGATGAGCTCTTCCCAAACTAACACCCACCTTTCTCAGTTGAGGGCTGCCTCCAGCAGAGCTCAGACAGAAAACAGTGCCCCACGAAGCTACAGAATACTTTGTACTTCTAATTGCCTTACTTCCCATCTTCCTTCTGCACAGACGCTTGTAATGGTGTAGAAACTAGACAAAAACACACATCCTCCATCTTTCATATCCACAGCTCACTTCAGTTAGATTTTTAACTCTGAATTTCACCACCAGGGGCCTTTACTTAATAAGTTTGCTAAGGTACATTAGATGTCAAGGCAAAACTATGCAATAAAGAATGGCATatacttttccctttctgtaaaCTTTTCTGTGGGTCTTGCAAAACTGGCAGAATCTTTAAGGAACTACTTAGAAGCAGCAATCAGGGGGTTTTCAAGAGGGATATTTTATGAGAGTTTGTTATTTCTCCCAGATGGAAAATGAAACCTCTGAGGCATCAGAAAACATCAAGGCTGAGCTAGACACATATGACTTTACCAATTGTGGCTGTATTTAGGATTCTCAGCAGAGATCATGGCTTCATTGAGACAAACATACGAGACAATTCCCACCTGCAGAGGTCTTACTACCTAATGACACAGAGGTAGCTAATGAGGCCATGAATACGGTAAACTTTCCTAAATACTTTTCTCTCATATCATTTCCCTTCCAATGTTTTTAAGCTCTGCATCTCACCCTCTTTCCCACTTTGAATGACAAggagtatgtgtgtgtgtctttcgGCAGAGCAGATGGTACCGGTGGCTCTCCACGTGGAGCAGGCTGTTATGTGACTCTAGCTGCTGCTGCCAATTCCTCCTCCGAGCTACTTTGCCACGGATGGGCTGCTGCTATTCGTGCCACAATCGCCCGCTAACTGGTCCTGGCAGAGCGAGGTACAGTGCTGGGGTAGCCAGAAAGACACATGGTTGGTGGTGAAGCCCACACGGCAAATCTGGCAAGCAGATGCATTTGGAGAGGCCAGAGGATGCCTAGCATCACCACCTGCAGAAACTGCAAAATTCTCCTGGTgcagatgaaagaaaactgCTGGATCAAGCATGGGCTGTTTTTGTCTCCCCTGTCTCTGGTGCAAAACGGCAGTGCTGTGCCACTGACCCACCCCGTGCTGTGCGCTCAGGactgcagagcccaggctgccctTTGCTGAGGGCTGGCCCTGCCTCGCAGCATTTGGGAAATGGCTGTTTCTCCACAGGGACTCCACAAGGCACAAACGGTCTCTCAGAGATGGAGCTCTGTCCTGCATCAGCTTTCATGGACTTCTTCCTTTGCCCTTGTCTTGAAAACATCTTAAGGCTACATTTTCAGTCCTCTTAGTGAAGcatataaaaattttaaatgttcCTTCCACTTACACGGAAATCTCCCTCATTCCATGAGCCTCAGAGTGTTGTCCTGGACATCATTATAAGTGAATGTGGGGAAAAGATCTAACTCTAGAGAGTCGAAACAAATGCCAAGCAGAACTGAGTATCACAAATGGAAAGGACATCTGAACCTGCAGAGAACAAACGCACACAGAACAGCAATAAAGCGGTCCTTAAAGCGGTCCTGCTCAAACAGGCCAGGACCCATAGCTCCACCTCCAGCACTCGATGTGCATCACGTTCATTGTCCCAACCCAAAAGGTGACATCAGCTCATGGGAGTTTTCCAAGTGGGTCTCTGAACACACTGGTCCTGGCAATCCTGAGCTAGTCCACCCTTTTTACATGCACACCCTTTGCAGTCCTGCTTCCCCAGAACATCTCACAGGAActgcctgtcccagcagcaaaGTTTTACTTCCTTTGAATTCTCCTTGCAAACTGATCTCAACAAAGCTCTAAGAGGCCACGAAAATGTACCAACTTCAAACACTGCCTtaaacataaggaaaaataGTCTCCTGGCACTAGGAACCTATTAATATCTGTGAATGCAATTAGTCCAACTTCAAGGCTAGCAGCCTGCCTTTGCACTTTCTTTATTCAAAATCATGCTGAGTGCAGGGGCCAGAGCCACACACAGGATTCCAGGTCTGGCTCATGTTTCAtcatcctttcttctctctacagaaaatacatgcactcttttctttttttccgtggCCATGTCATCCTGCAGGCTGTTAATCCAGCTCTTGTTCCTCCCCTTCCTGTTGCTGCTGCCTCAGCCCCAGGGGTACGCGTCTCCTTGCTCTGACACTCTGCTTCCCTGCGCTGGCAAGGGGTCCCAGTGTGATGCCATCAGGACAGGCTGCCAACCTAACTGGGAGTATTTAACCTCCCCAACCCAGCGTTTCACTTTCTCAACACAATCCAGCCTTGCTCTCACTTTCACTTTTCATATCCCTTTGCCTCCACCTTCAGTGAAAATCCAAGCCGTGTCCAAGCAAATTCTGAACTGAAATTCTGACAGAAACACAGTTCTATCATTTCCTTGTCTAGAAGTCCAATTATCAAAGGAGTACAGCATGCATTTCCTATTTATCCCCATCCTTAACAAACCTGTTTAGCCCTTGGGCATAACAGGATGCCAGGCTAGTCTGTAGCTGCCTGGGTGACTTCATTACCTGTATTTTAAGTCCAGgtactgtatttgtttttttttccagtatttggGTACTCCAAAATTCAGTACATTTCTGAGAACTTCCCTGCTCAAGTGCCTGTCACCATTTCTCTGAGTGTGGAGAAAGTGACTGTCTGCTCAATTTCCCAAAGACACACAAGTGCATTCAGCTCCTTCAGAATGGGTTTCCACCTTCTGGAGTGTCATTGCTATCTACTGTGTCTTGCTGATCTTTGCTAACTCCCACACCTTCCCCAGACTGTCACCGGGTTTTTTTGAGTCCATCATGCAATTGCACAAAAAGCTTACCCGTCACAACCCCAGCACAAAGCGATGCTGAGATATGTGCCTGTGCCTATAGACAGCTTACAGTGTCAGGTCAGAGCTGTGCAACCAGTACCTTATTCAACCTTATAGgatgaaaactggaaaaacaagaGGTTAAAGCTAAACGTCAACTGAGTTAACTTATTGTCTGGCATCACCTTAGGAAGAAAAGCACCCACCTAAGAGGCTTACACCATAAATTCAAATACCCTCCCAGGACTAAGATGGTGAACTCAGCTACCAGCACCACTGATCACTTCCAAGTCTGGAAGATCATTTGAAGCTTTCAGCACAAAGTTCTACacaccaaagaaaaacagaagttaaagCACTTCAAACACTACTTTAAAAACCTCTACGCGAGCTATCACAATCTAGCACAGCTGTTTTCAGACTTAATTTATCAAAGTTCCTTCTCTTATATTGTATTTCCAgctggttttaaaatgtttgccaAATGGCTCCAGGATCTTCACCTTGCAGTTTCAAGTTACTAATGAGCATTACGTTTTCCATCAACATTTGCTTGTAGGGAGATGGTAAAAGACACAAGCATGCTAATTTCTTGATGGCCATTGGACAGCAGCAACTCTTGGTCACTGATGCTCAATTCCAATAAGAAGGACCAAAGACATACCTGACCCACCATGACAGCTACAAACTaagtctcattttctttctacttagAATGAAGCCCCAGCTTCCTTTGACATAGGATGCCAAGCAAGGCCAGAAGGAACAAATGGActcaaagacaaagcaaaggaCACTTACACAACCGGTTGGGGTTGATATGTTGTTTCAGGAGATCAATGGAGCCAAGGCTGACAACAAGACGCCTTCCAAACCAGAAAGAGACCAGTGGGCCATATTTTTCATGAAGGTTCACCAGGAACTCATGCAAACTGCTGCTGGCAATGATGTCTGGCAAGTTGCCATCCCTGAGGAACACAAAGAGAGTGTCTGGTCATGAGCAGCATCCTCTGCCAATGCTGAACTTCATCGATACAAAGACAGAAAGCACTTACTTTTCATCAGTTGGAGCCAGCCCAGGGATACCTGATGCTTGCCTAGATGCCTAGAGAGTAAAAGGAAATGGATCAGCCTCCTTGAATTTAAGATTTTAAGATTAAGCTCTCCAGCAGGAGGGCTGGATTTTCCACATCAATACTGCTGCATAACTTACAAACATTAAACAAAAGCTGGATAAGCCACATCTTCAGGCCTCAAACCTACTAAGGCTTCTGAAGCAAATCAATTGTGTGTGCCTGGTCTCACTGGCTAAACCATGATTATAGACCTAGTTGAAAGATTCCTGCGTAAAAATTTTAACGTTCAGGTTTATGATGTAGATTTAACACCTGAATTTTGCCCTGGACAGCAGCATACGTGCAAAACTCCACGGTGTGCAGACAACGCCTTTGTAAGCGGGATTCAGCGGGGCACGTAGAACACGCGCTGTGCCGCAGCCTGCGGCCGGGAACGCCCTGCGCAACAAGCGCTCCCGGGGGCGCCGGCCACGTCCCGCCGGCCCCGGGGCAGCGAGCCCGGCACCGCCCGAGCGCCGGGGCCGCACGGGGCGACTCAGCCCCACGGCCGCTCGCTCCCTGCGCTCCGGGCCGGGCCGTGCGCCCCCTTCCCCCGCCGCCGGCAGCATTACCGGGTAGAGGTAGAGCACGGCGCCCACCAGGATGAGCAGGAAAGTGACGGCGAAGATGGCGAAGTCCAGCATGGCCGGGCCGgtgggagcggcggcggcggctcggcCCCACCCCGGCGGGGCAGGAaggggcgggccgggccggcatGGGGGGCCCGCGGCGCCTGCTGCTGGTGTCCAACTCCACCCTGCACGGAGGGGGCTACCTGGGACACTGCCAGCAGCACATCAAGAGCTTCCTGGGCGAGTAAGCGCTGCGGAGGGGCTGCGGGACCCTGCCCGGGCCCTCCCCCGCCGCGCTAAGCGCTCTCTCCCCTCTCTTCTCCCAGGAAGGTGAAGCGGGTGCTGTTCGTTCCCTACGCCCTGCACGACCGAGATGCCTACGCCCGGACCGCCAGGGAGAAGTTTGAAAGCCTGGGTAAGGCTGGAGCGCCCCGGCGCAGCGTCCCGCGGGCAGCTGACGCGGAAACGGCGCCTTTGCCGAGGGAGCGGCCGTGTCGGGCTCCGGCCGTGCCCGGGACCGGCCTCGCCAGCCGCTCCTGTAAGAGGAGCCGAGGTGGTGAGCGCCCCTGGGCATCAACGCTGCCACAGTCCGTTTTCCTGGGGTCCGAACGGGGGTGATGCTGCAGAGAGGGGAAGAGGGGTTTGGCCGGCTCTGCTGTAACTGGAGGGACTGCAGCACGGAGCTGTTTGCTGCCTTGTGCCTAGAAGTCCATGCCTTAGAGGCCTCCGGAAGAAATCTTGTTgcaaacactttgtaactactTCAGGGAGGAAGTTTTGGTTCTTGAATACTAAGTGGCATCTTTTTATCCTACTTAATCACATAAGGGAATGTTTCTTCCCATGCATCTTAAACCTCTGCTCAAGCTGTGCAGCTACTGGGGTTAAGTGAAGACTATAATGCATTTCAACCAGCCAGATATTTTCATGATGAACAGCACCTGAGCTTTGCTTCGAGCAAAGATCTTTTCAGAGCAGCCTGGAGCAACACCTCTGTCTAATATCTATCACCTTTCAGGATAACTTTGGACCTGTTACTGTAGTAATAAGCAGTActcacttccttgggcagcacACCTTGCTCCTTATCTTGCAGAGGTTGCTGCTATCAGATGTCCCATGTTCTTCTGGCTCTCCCGGTACTTCCTGCACTTAGTGAACCCCAGCAAGGCAAATCTGTCAAAGCCAGACATTTTAACTGTTACcaaaaaacaaattacaaagATCAGATGTTTGTAGTAATGCTAGACCAATGACAGCACATCACAGACTCAGAATCAAGCTGAACACTGAcagctttttccttctcattttctaGTGAGCCGGTAATGCTCAGGGGGACTTTGTGCCTCAGGTGGCACCTGCTGAGTGAAGTGCTCTGCTCTTAGACACTGAGCATGTGTATCCATAAAGCAAAGGTTTGCTTCGTAAGCCCTGCACTAACATAGGACATATACAGTTTTGTGGTGTAGAGTTCTCCAAAGTTTCCCTGGTTGTCTGGTGAGACGTTTGTCTTGAGTGGGGTGTGGGGAGAAGGCAGAAGGGGTCTGAACATACCACATTCTTCTTCCAAACTGGAGTGGCAAAAGTGAATACTTTTTCGTTTAAGGTTATGGGCTGGACAGCATTCATGAATCCTGTGATCCAGTGGAAGCTGTAAGAAAATCTGAAGCAATATTTATTGGTAAGTTTTACTTTTTGCTCCCTGATGAGGGTTTATAAAGGGCACTGGATTAGTCCTGCTCAGAGCTGGCACTGTAGAGACAACAATGAAAAAGCTGGGCCTAGTGATTACTAGAAACTACAGAAAACAGTGCTTTAATTGGGAACAGTAAGACCCTGAATTTAGTGGTGAGGAGGGAAGCAGGAGAAATTTATCAATGGAACTTCATCTCCAGTAAGTTTCAAGTTATTAATTTGAACAGTACTTCAGGGTTTAAAACATGATCATAGCAGCTGTATGCACCTTATGAAGTCTGGAAGATGCAGGGCCACTGTGCTTAAACTGAGCAGAGTCCTAATGCCACGCTCCTCGTATTAGAACATTATCTGCTGCCAAACAGCCAGCGTTGGTGTTACAAGGACAACTCAGGGCATGAGCCCATGGCCTGCTCAGTGACCATTTGTCTGAAGCCTCTGGTTTTAGTGCTGCTCAAATCAGGATAATAGCCTGAACAGAGCATAGAAATCACTGGGTCTGCCTAGTTTGTAAAGGCTTCAATTGAAACTGTTGGTGAAAGCATGTTAAATAAGCTGGACTCTCTTTCTGCAGGAGGTGGGAACACATTCCGTCTCCTGAAAGCTCTCTATGACAACAGCCTGATACAGGAGATCAGGAAAAGAGTTCTTGAGGTAAAAACTACAGGGTTTGAGCCAAGTCTGAAAGGCAGGATCTCATGTACAAGCTCTTGTTCAGACAAATCCGAGTTGATtccacatatttatttttaatatacttcaaATATTGAGCCATCTCATGCAGCCTGACGAACTGAAATCTGTGGCCAAATAAGACTGTCATTAATCCTTAAAGCCTGAAAAGAAGGTCAGCAATCTGTCTGTCTAGAGCAGTTTCCCACATGTGGAACTGTAAAACCTTAGGATCAACAATGCTGCACAGCACCTTAGAAGGAAGCCCATCAACTTTAAATACTAACGAGGGATTTAATCTATGTCCAGAAACTCTGGTTTTCAGCTTGAGAATTATCCACTTTGTATCTTGTTAATAGATACAGATGTGTTCAAGTTGCGGGTTGTCTGCTAATAAACCAGCAATAAAGCTGGATCCATACCTGCCTTCTAGACAACACCCTGTTGATGTTGCAAGTGGTGTAATTACCTTGAGTACCTCTTTGACCTGGAATTGAGAGGTACGAGTGCCATTGAGCCCTTCTGGTCAGCAGCCCCGTTCTGGCTGGTGAATCTCATAAGGCACAGCAAAAAGATGCCGTCCATGGAGGAGAACAGAAGCAAGGTGTTCCTCTAGCACTGTGGAACAGCAAATGACTTCAGGCAGATTGATGCAAGTGCAGTATCTGAAAAGGCCAGCTGCCAAGAAGAAAGGGTAGCCAGGCTGTCTTAATATACAGAAGCTCAGTGCCTGTTGTGGGCAGAAAAACCATAAAATGTTGGGCCCCCAGTGAAATCTAGATAGATATTTGGTTATATTCACACCAGTTCTCTCCAGGTAGCTTATTCTTACAAATTGTTTAACATTATCCATATGATTGTATGTTTGTGTGGAATCCTTCCAGGTACAGCATAGTACATACTACTATGCACATAGTGCTACGGACATAATAGTAATACCTAAAGCGGTCATAGTACTGGTAAGTTGATGCTGTGGCAACATCGTACTCAGCTTCAGGTGGCCCAGTCTCCTCAGAAGGTAGTTAAAAGCTAGTTGAGACATTTCCTCTAACTGCAATGTAGACAAGTTTCTCCTCTCTTAATAGCAAAGTCTAATATATGCACTGACTACCTTAAGTTCTCTCTTGTGATGGGGTCACAGAGCTGCAAGTGCAGGACATTCAACAGCTAATTCTCCAGCAATCATGACATATACAAACTATTGCACACCTCAAAAATCTGAATTCTTGTTTGTCTGCTTTTCACTTATGAAGTCAGCAGTGAAGTGAGCTAGAAGTACTGAATCTGATCTGATCGCTGAGTCTCTGAGATTGATGGATGCTATAAAACACAATTCCTAGTTGCGACACTGCATACTAATCATTGCTTTTGTCTTCCAGGATGGGATTCCTTACGTGGGATCCAGTGCAGGAACCAACGTTGCTACGATCAGCATCAATACTACCAATGACATGCCAATTGTTTATCCACCTTCCCTGCAGGCCCTAGGCCTAGTGCCTTTTAATATTAACCCCCACTACCTGGACCCAGATGTGAAGAGCACTCACATGGGTGTAAGTAAATCATGCCAGAGCTAATGCAGTAGCCAGGGTGCAGCGGTGTAACAACAGTCCAAATTTGTGAGGCCTTACAAAGTTATATAACTCTAACAGCTGCTCTCTAGAGCAGCTGGAAATGTGAGTGGGGCAATGCCAGTGAGGCAGTAACATTTTACTCCTTCCTAAAGCTTTCCTGTGAGTGGGAGGAAGAGTTGGCAACAGTATTAGTGAGGTGGAACAAAGTGTTTCTCACCGATACTTTTCAATGTCTGGAATACTGTTGCTTCATACCTGCTGTGAAAtttggggcagggcagggagagagAAATTTGAAATGTTACGGTGCAACACATAGTGTTT of Columba livia isolate bColLiv1 breed racing homer chromosome 7, bColLiv1.pat.W.v2, whole genome shotgun sequence contains these proteins:
- the LOC102088369 gene encoding alpha-aspartyl dipeptidase — protein: MGGPRRLLLVSNSTLHGGGYLGHCQQHIKSFLGEKVKRVLFVPYALHDRDAYARTAREKFESLGYGLDSIHESCDPVEAVRKSEAIFIGGGNTFRLLKALYDNSLIQEIRKRVLEDGIPYVGSSAGTNVATISINTTNDMPIVYPPSLQALGLVPFNINPHYLDPDVKSTHMGETREERIRQYHEEPNTPPVLGLREGAMLLVEGDKATLQGVTGARLFLRGKKPTEHEPGTDFSFLLIDSNLQNL